GATGAAGGAACTGCAACCGAAACTCGCGGAGCTGAAAAAGAAATACGGTGACGACAAGGAGAAGTTCCTCAAGGCTCAGATGGAACTATTCCGCGACGCTGGCTACAACCCACTTGCGGGATGTCTGCCGATGTTGCTGCAACTTCCCATCTTTATCGGCTTGTACTACGGCCTATACACGGCGATTGACTTGCGAGCATCTGAGTTCCTATGGATTCAGAACCTGGCAGCCCCCGACAATCTCTTCACCATGCCGTTCAAAGTGCCGCTCCTGGGAACGTCGTTCAATCTGCTGCCGATCATCACCATCGTGCTGTTTATCGCCCAGCAAAAAATGTTCATGCCAACGCCCGATCCGGAAGACGAGCAAGCCGTCTGGAACGCTCGCATCATGAACTTCATGATGGTCTTCATGGGCTTCCTGTTCTATCACGTGCCTGCCGGATTGTGTTTGTACTTCATCGCTTCCAGCCTGTGGGGCATGGGCGAACGCAAATTGCTGGACGTACACAAGAATCCGGCGACCGCAGATGGCGGCAATTCTGGCAGTGGTGGATCGGGCGGTTCGTCTGGTTGGAAGCCTAGCGGAGGTGGAAGCAACGGCAGCACCAAACGCAACAACTCCAATAAGAACCAGAAATCGAAGTCGCGAGGCCGTTCGAAGAATCGTCGCTGAGGCTGACGAATGCAACTTCAATGGGACGATACAATCGCGGCGCTCGCGTCTCCACCGGGTGCCGCGTTGCGCGGCATCGTTCGTATCAGCGGGCCCGATGTCAGAGAAGCGGTTTCCGCAATCTTTCACCCTGATGACGAGCAGCGTTGGCAAGCCACACGAAGTTCCCTGCGACATCCCGGACAGTTGACGTTACCGGATTTGCCGCCGATCGAATCCGCAGTATTGCTGTGGCCGGGGCGTCGCAGTTATACGGGTGAACCACTCGCCGAAATCCATACGCTCGGTTCGCCACCGTTGCTGGAAGCGATTCTCTCGGCGTTGTTTTCGCACAACATCCGACCGGCGAGAGCGGGCGAGTTCACATTGCGATCGTTTCTGAACGGCCGGATTGACCTGACACAAGCCGAAGCAGTGCTCGGCGTGATCGACGCGGAAGATCACCAAGAACTGAATGCCGCCTTGCAGCAACTCGCTGGTGGGTTGTCGTCACGGTTGGCGACGGTTCGGTCGGACTTGCTCGATCTGCTTGCGGATCTCGAAGCGGGTTTGGATTTTGTCGACGAAGACATTCAATTTGTCTCAACGGAAGAAGTGACGAATAGACTCAGCAATTCGCTGACGACAATTCGCAGCTTGCTCAGTGACGCCGACACGCGAATGCAGTCATCGGTGAATCTTCGGGTGGTGTTGGCTGGTCTGCCAAACGCCGGGAAGAGCAGCCTATTCAACACGCTCACCGGTTCCGATGCGGCGTTGGTCTCGGATGAGCAGGGCACAACCCGCGACTACATTACCGGAACCGTGCGATGTGGTGAGATGACGATCGAACTCATTGACACCGCCGGAGCAGAACCCGTCTCGCCAACACGCGACATTATGCACCAAGCGAGCGAACTGCGAACTGATTTGCTCAAAGCCGCTGACATGATCCTGTTCTGCTCCGCCAGCCGACTTTCGAGTGAGGAAGCTCAATGGAACGCGGAGTTTTCCGAAGAGTTGTCACGTCTCGATCGGCCAATCCTGGCGGTCCAAACCAAGAGCGATCTCGTTGATGGGGATGCAGCGGAGACGCTTGCAGTTTCGACCTCCTTGCCCGAGAGTTTCGCTGCACTGAAGTCTGCTATTGCTGATCGATTGACCGAGCGTCAGCGCGGGGAACGCCAGTTGATCGGAAGTACGGCGGCCCGCTGCCGAGAAAGCTTGCAAGCGACCGAATCCGCACTTCAAGAAGGAATGGACGCCACCCATTCTCAGGCAGGTGAAGAGTTAATCGCATTGGAAATCCGAACGGCTC
This portion of the Thalassoroseus pseudoceratinae genome encodes:
- a CDS encoding tRNA modification GTPase gives rise to the protein MQLQWDDTIAALASPPGAALRGIVRISGPDVREAVSAIFHPDDEQRWQATRSSLRHPGQLTLPDLPPIESAVLLWPGRRSYTGEPLAEIHTLGSPPLLEAILSALFSHNIRPARAGEFTLRSFLNGRIDLTQAEAVLGVIDAEDHQELNAALQQLAGGLSSRLATVRSDLLDLLADLEAGLDFVDEDIQFVSTEEVTNRLSNSLTTIRSLLSDADTRMQSSVNLRVVLAGLPNAGKSSLFNTLTGSDAALVSDEQGTTRDYITGTVRCGEMTIELIDTAGAEPVSPTRDIMHQASELRTDLLKAADMILFCSASRLSSEEAQWNAEFSEELSRLDRPILAVQTKSDLVDGDAAETLAVSTSLPESFAALKSAIADRLTERQRGERQLIGSTAARCRESLQATESALQEGMDATHSQAGEELIALEIRTALDHLGRILGTVYTDDILDRIFSKFCIGK